DNA sequence from the Colletotrichum destructivum chromosome 9, complete sequence genome:
AGACTTCTTCCCACGAAGTCATTCGCCCGGGCGTAGGTGGTAATAGCGCCCTCGGAACCTACAAGCAACTGAACCCTCACTCTTGCGCCCAAATCCCGACCATGTTTCCCTCGCAGTCGATGATGCGACAAAAGAAACCCATCCCGCCGCCAATCTCCGTCTTGGGCCTGTGGGAGAGAAACCATTTGCGGTCAgcaaaaagaagagaaaaaaagatcAAGAAAAAAGGATCTTTCTCAGGATATCTACCGAGGCGGACCGGTTCGACTCACACGTGGACCCTGCCGCCCAacctctcgacctcgacgacggttGCCTCAATATCCCGTATGCAGAACGTCGGGAGCACCGCCATgcgcgccggcctcgccgcgtCGTTGCCTGTTGTCACATGGTTCCCGTCCTCCATCGCGAGGAACCCGCCGTGCAGGTCGCCCTTGTTGAAGAAGTGCACCGTCTTGAtccccggcgtcggcgacggcatccCGGCATCGGCGCATTCCCACCCGAGCACTGCCGTGTAaaacgccgccgcgcggGCCGGGTCCGAGACCGGCACTTCGAGGAAACACATCTGGCCGTAGGGCCcgtcggcggaggaggccgagaaggccttctcctcgacgtGGTCCCTGGTGGTCTGATCCAGAGAcattttcttttcttcctttttctcttttggTCTTCGCAGTGAAAAATGTGGTTTGAATGAGACTTCACACGTCGACACGAAACGGAGACGACAAGACAAGCCTGGCGATGTGTGAATTCATGTGACTTTTTGAAAGACAAATTGAGTTTCGACCCTCCGGCCAGCAGGCTGTTCGCTCGGGACGGGCTCGAACATGCTATATTATATCGTTTCCATGTCGTGTCTCACCATCAgacttttcccccttcccctccatGTCCCGCCTCTTCCAGCCGCAACGCCTCCGTCCCCGGCCATTGGGCCAGACGAGCCTCTGCTGCCTGAAGCCAAGACAGCCACGAAGCCACACCAGGCCGACGCACTTCACATGGCATCGTGCTCAGAGCGCCCGTCGCCGGGCCAGGTAGAATCAATTCGGCGTGCAAAAGTAAACGCGCCAAGTCCGATGATTGTTCTTGTAGGGTagtggaggaggacgatgcccccctccaccgccgACGTGCGAACACAGCGCTCGTCTCATTGATATCTTCAAGCCATCGCCGCTTCACATCATCTATCTGTTGCCATATATTTCAAGTAGATGTACAAATAAACGCGTTTACCATACGTATGCCGTATTACCATACCACATTCCAATGAACAAGAACAGTGATGTTCGTatgcaaccccccccccccctaaacCCAATGCAATGCTCCTATCATGCATGCCTATACTTAAATGCCAGAGTCCATCCAGCCGGTTCCAGCCCGCCTGCATTGAATCAAGCTTCTCCAGCGCCTTCGCTctccatcaacgccgccctcgcctcTGTATCGTCGTCCACCTCCTTCCCACCCGTGGGGCCTCTCCATCCCGTGCTCGCCTGGATCACAATCGCGACgaccgccaacgccgccgccgcccgccacgTGCCCCTGGAGGCGCTGGCGTACCTCTCCACCGCGATGGCGTGCTCGGCcgggcccagcccgccgtTGAACACGAGCGCGGGGCTGCCGATGAGCCTCGTGACAAGCTCCCGCCGCTCCTCGGACAGTCTCCCACCGTCGAGCTCGGTAAAGCCGGCGACCAGACCGGAGCGCAGGATGCGGTAGaacacgccgccgccgatggcggtGCCAAAGCTGCCGCCGAACCCGCGGAACGTGCCGAGCAGCGAGGTCGAGACGAAGTGCTCCTCCGGGCGGCTGAGGTGCAGCAGGTGCGCGAGGGTGTAGTTCAACGTGGCGCCCGTCGCGAGCCCGTTGAGCACGACGGCCAGGATCAAGGCCCAGACCGGCGAGTCGGCGGTGCCGACGAACGAGAGGCCGAACATGGTGGCCGCGAAGCACGTCAGGCTGACGACCGAGGGCGACCAGAAGGCGCCGTTGCGGCGGACATGCAGCCAGCCGACGATGAGCCCGCCggagccgaagccgacgttGGTCGGGATCAGGATCGAGCCCGCGACGGCTGGCGCGTAGCCCCGcacggcgaggacgaagatggGCGCGTAGTAGAGCAGGGTCCAGCGGATAGACATGAAGAGGAGCTGGGCCGTGCACGAGAGGAGGACGCCGCGGGAggagaggacggagagggggatgatggggtCCGCGGCGAGCCTGAACTCGATGagcatgaagaggaggagggagagggctGAGAGAACGAGGGATCGGGTTTGGATTTCGCCCGAGAGGCCGTAGAGGAAGAGTACGATGGTCAGTACCTGTAGAAGTGAGTTCGGGCTCTGTGTGTGCGTGGGTGTTTTGAGGTGGGATActgagggggggaggaagatTGGGGACATACCAGCGTGACAGCACCTGCATAGTCGATGCGAGCCAGCTTCTGCAAGGCCGACTTGCCTTTGGTCTCGTGGTCCGAGCTGAACGACTTGGGTATGCTCCAGAAGGCGCCGAGGCCTGCAAGCAGACCAAGGGGCGTCTGGACGGCAAACAGGGCCCTCTGCAGACCATGTCAGCTTATTGCTACTTCTTTTTGCCTCCAAGGGCTTTGGCTGGAAGGGAATGAGGGGAGGGACAAGACAAACCCATCCGATGACGGGCAGCAGCGCCCCATACACGACGGCGCCAAACGACAAGCCGATGGTGAAGCCGGCGTTcacgaggccgacgaagacgccgcgCCTCCTCTTGCCgaccagctcgaggacgaggatgacggaCAGGGTcatgatgccggcgccgcccatgcccGTCAGGATCCTGCCGGCGAGAAAGACCCAGAAAGAGGGCGCCTGTGaggtgacgacgccgccggcggcgaagaagcagCCCAGGGGCAGCACGAGGCTGCGGGGCGAGAAGATGGTGGCCAGGCGGCCGAACAGCGGCGCCAGGGAGGCCATGCTGATGAGGTAGGAACTCGTGAACCAcatggcgtcggcgtaggcctcaaggtcctcggcgacgacggactGGGTCATGGTCATGCCCGACGTGTTGGACGCTGGTCGCGGTGTCGGTCTTTCAGTGGACTGGGGCTACATGGTACCAGACAAGGAACAGCgaaacaagaagaaaacacACCTtggaggaagatgaggaccCAGGTGCTGAGCATGAGAACCCCGGCGCGGGTTGCGCTTATGGATTGCTTGGGtccttcgtcatcgtcatcgtcgtcttggtcgtCTTCGCTGTCGCCTTTGTCGGGGCCCGAACCCCGGTCTCGGCGGCTGCCGGCTGACGACCCATTGCGGAGGGTCCGAGGGGAGGTCTCGGAGTTgagcagcgtcgtcgtctcggtGGCATCGGCGAACGGAGCCTCCTCATCTGCCCTCTTGGATTCGTTGTCGGCGACGTGCTGCCGGTTCCGTAGGTGAGGTGTTCGTTCATGCGCCATGCTGGATGGTCCGGCCAGAATGCCCTTGTTTCGGACTTTGCGTCGGGGGCCGATATCGTTGCCATTCAGCCCTAGCACTCTCTCAATGACAGCGTTGGAACTGCTGCGAGTTTCCGAGGTTATGaacgagacgagagagaaagaaaaaaagaaaaaaaaaggtaggggaaaaagaagaggtGAGCAGTTTTCGAAGCTTCACCCTAGTGCCTCGTCACATGAGCATAAGTGCATGTGAATGAATGCTAGCTGCTTAGGTAGATAGATGGAAAACAACAGTGTCTCACAAGTTGACGTCGGTTTACTGTACTCACTTCGGCAGCTTGGTAATCATCGAGCTCAagctctccctccccccaccttCTCCCCCCCATGCTCTACTCATGCTTGATTCAGACGTCAGACGGCCCGGTTCAGTGAGCAGAGTCAGAGTGACAGGCTGGCAGCAAGGTCCCGCCCGGGGTGGCACCAGCCCCATCCCCGCTTTTGCCGGCTAACGGCTGGCGATCGCtcccggccttcttctccctccccttcaccTAAACCACCTCCAGCTCTGAAGCTGATCCCGATTTCGAAACCACGCAGTTTTTCCATTAGTTGTCGAGGTCTCCGCATCCCTTCCATCGTATTCTGGTCCCGGTGGGAATTCTTCACCTGATTTGGAGATGGgcttggcgtcgtcctcgacccTGACCACCTGTGCGTAATTCACCCGATACGTCCCTTGTGGGTGTCTTGACGGAGAGTTACAGCGAAGCCATGTCCGGCCAAACAAGGTTCAGCGGACGCGGGCTTTGCCGCCATGAATAGGCTGCCGCCAGTTTGTGGATGTTGCACTCTGCAAAATGTTTCCTTGCCTGGTTTGAGCATCAACTGCCAAGCATGTGTACCACAAATACCTTGTCAGTCGCCGTTGAACCGGTTAGGTGCCTTTAGCGCAGGGCAGTCTCGCAACCAGTTATCCGATTTCTGAATGTTGTCGAATTTGTACATGCCTTCCCGTGGTCATGCCCAGAGTAATCGCGCTCCAATGGGCAGTGGCGTGTGTACGGGCTGGTTGAGGTACAGAATCACAATCGCCAAACATGATAGGACCAGGATGATCAGATGGTTGATGGAGGTGTAGAAAAAGAAGCGGCAAGGAGCTCGTTGAACCTGGAGTTAAACTGCTCAAAAGGGAAGCAGACAGGAGGGAGCAGTCAATAAGACAGGCAGGTAGCTATTTTCTCCTAGCAGACAAACCACCCAGCCTTTGTTCACACTACGAAGGCAATAATGACTTGTTTCCATAAAGAGCTTGATTGGGTGTTGAACCTTCCCTTCTTAAGGCTTGAGGAAGAAAGACACCTAAGACTTGGTAGTTGAGAATGAACGATTGGAGTTCTATACTATGATGTATTATTCCATAGTTGACTTGAGACCAACTACCAAGGAATTTTGGCATTACAGACGCTTTGTGAGGCAAAGTGCTTTTATAGCCCCTCTAATACCGTTGTCCCTTCTTTATCCTTTGTGCTGGGTTAAAAgaaagatggagatggcAGCAAACACCAAAGAAACAATTACCAGTTCTCATTTCAGAAGATGCttatacacacacacacacactcactcactcacacccaATTGCCCTTAGATGTGCTGATAATGGTTCTGGTTCGCTAACGAAATATGTGGTAGACTGCAAACAAGTCTTGGGCCTTCAAACGCCTCATTATCCTAGT
Encoded proteins:
- a CDS encoding Putative glyoxalase/Bleomycin resistance protein/Dihydroxybiphenyl dioxygenase, with translation MSLDQTTRDHVEEKAFSASSADGPYGQMCFLEVPVSDPARAAAFYTAVLGWECADAGMPSPTPGIKTVHFFNKGDLHGGFLAMEDGNHVTTGNDAARPARMAVLPTFCIRDIEATVVEVERLGGRVHVPKTEIGGGMGFFCRIIDCEGNMVGIWAQE
- a CDS encoding Putative major facilitator superfamily, MFS transporter superfamily; amino-acid sequence: MAHERTPHLRNRQHVADNESKRADEEAPFADATETTTLLNSETSPRTLRNGSSAGSRRDRGSGPDKGDSEDDQDDDDDDEGPKQSISATRAGVLMLSTWVLIFLQASNTSGMTMTQSVVAEDLEAYADAMWFTSSYLISMASLAPLFGRLATIFSPRSLVLPLGCFFAAGGVVTSQAPSFWVFLAGRILTGMGGAGIMTLSVILVLELVGKRRRGVFVGLVNAGFTIGLSFGAVVYGALLPVIGWRALFAVQTPLGLLAGLGAFWSIPKSFSSDHETKGKSALQKLARIDYAGAVTLVLTIVLFLYGLSGEIQTRSLVLSALSLLLFMLIEFRLAADPIIPLSVLSSRGVLLSCTAQLLFMSIRWTLLYYAPIFVLAVRGYAPAVAGSILIPTNVGFGSGGLIVGWLHVRRNGAFWSPSVVSLTCFAATMFGLSFVGTADSPVWALILAVVLNGLATGATLNYTLAHLLHLSRPEEHFVSTSLLGTFRGFGGSFGTAIGGGVFYRILRSGLVAGFTELDGGRLSEERRELVTRLIGSPALVFNGGLGPAEHAIAVERYASASRGTWRAAAALAVVAIVIQASTGWRGPTGGKEVDDDTEARAALMESEGAGEA